The DNA segment GAGGCAAATTTAGGTAAACacattttgtaaataaatatttgtaaattttataaataatcgAATGTACAAGAATTACGTATTATTTATCAAGTTTCATTGCCCTTTAAATTActatataatagaaaaatacgaaaattatCGATAGTAAATTATATACGCGTATGCAAGTaatgtatacgcaaaatgcattATCCGATCTTTAGCTTCAGTTTACTAGTTTTAGGAACATGTCTAATCGTTAATGACAATCTAACATCCCGTTTTAACAACTGCCCTTTGGTAAACTGTTCTCCGCATATGTTCAAATTTTTTATCGTATGTCTTGAAACAATATCCGCGTCTCTTACCGCGATTGAATGCAAATAACAGTGATACAAATCTTCCTGAAGAATTAGCAAACTTCTACGTTCTAATAAGAAACTAAACTCTAAATTAGGTTGTTGCacctgaaaaaaattattacaaataacaCACATTATTAATACTTCAAAGGCACTCGCGGGAGTATAGGAGTCTgcagataaaatattattttgtgttTATTTGTAACGCGAATTCGACGATGATATCCGACCGCGGATATCACTAACACTGTAGGgggaaaatttcaatttttggaATCCTATACCCCCCTCCCTCCTTAAGGCAGTTTAATATATTGCAGTTGTTACAACCTGTGTGGTGTCCAGTCGTTTATAAAAATCTAGAAGTGTATGAGATCCACAATTAATAGTTGTTACAATAGGATGGAAAAGTGGACCATCTGAGTGTGCCTGATAAATAAACAtcatattttacattttaatttatataaacatATGCATCTTGTGTTTAGAATTAATCACTTCGTTTATATATATGCAATAAAAAGTACATAGTCATATAGAACTTACGTACCATTATTCCCTGGCCAGGTAAGTATTCATTAATCAGAACATGATTGGGTAGCTTATCATTTTCAAATATACCACAAGATGACACTTTGTCAACATATTTTTGAAGCCACTAAAAATTTATTACTACAGATTTTAATGTCACtttttattcaaatatattACGTATGGTCGGTCGCATTAATTTATCCCCTGCTTCGAGGAAAATTCACTAGCGTCAATTTTCTTTTAGCGGAACTAAAATTCCTTGCTTCCTTCGCGGGAGGAAAAGTTAAACGCCGATAACTTTCCCTCGAAGTTGAAAGAGATTAACGTAGCTCGTACATATATGTATTATGTGTATTACGAAATACTTACGATTGGTATTTTTTCTGCTATCATACCTTTGGGATGTGGTATGCCACCCCAATTCTGCAAACGGCGATGGCTCAACTGTGTCCATTTTGGTAGAGGAGCATTATTGATATGCTTAATAATTTCTACCTCTTCctcttttgtaataaaatttggTACATAGATAGCAGAAGCGGGCACCTACAATAAATTCATAGTTATGAAGCACAGAATCGAAATCTAACCTGCAATATGAATGTTTATGCGAAAATGAACCTCTTGAATTATGTTTTCAGCAAAAACACATTTgtgtttttccatttttcaatggttaaaatcaaacaattaataagaaattaatttattgtCTACGTAGTCGTAATGTTTCACTATATAGCCATCAGGGTTATATAGATTTGTAAACAATTAaacgtgtatacagggtgtttcaaaATGAGACCTTGATTTCAGAAAATACGTAAAAAGAAATGTCGACATAACTgatctataaaaattatttactgtTGTTTATGTAGTTAGGGTATTTAAGAATGAGTATTGGTCTATTGAGaataacaataaataaataagatttttaaaaatgcGTATGCGTACATAATCTTGCCACTTTAGAAGAAAGTCACCAGTATTCTACCAATCGCAAGATTTCGTATTTCTATGGTATATAAAGTTTTTCGATACGGGGTATAATGCACTAACAATtcgtttacaaatttttaacgACAAATTCTATAGACTGTAAACATAACCTTATAATAATCACAAGTTTTTAATGACTACTaaatcaatatatatttttgatagACGAATAAATTAGCAATTTATAGTACAAAATTATTTTGACACAATACATAATTGCTACACGCAACTTGATATTTTCAACGtagatttaaaagaaaaaacattCCCGTGCTAAATATTAGTATGGAAACGCTGTGAATCGTTTAGCAATGCATTTACgtaaaatcaatattaatggcgGAGGATATTTTGCGCAAGTCTCTAAAGATATAGTCgcctaaaaataattgtaacattTTGTTATGATACACGCGTCTACTATTGTATGattatttaaagaaataaaGAGCAAAATGGATAAGAATCATACTGTAGATCTAATGGATAACAAGGATTTAAGATTTCTTCATCaggtatattttataaatatttgtctTACGAAATTATGTTTTTAATGATTCAAACTGTATACATATTTTGGTACAGTTTCTTATAGAACACAATTTTGAAAGTACTGCTGGGGCATTGATAGCTGAAGCAACAGCAAAGGGTTTCAATCACCTTCAgaacaatttaaaaacaaacaatGAAACTTATACAGAGCCTCATGAACAAATAATGTTAACCTACAAATCAGGAGACTGGAGAACATTTTTCAAAGTATGACAAAAGTATTTTGTTTCATTAGGCTTTATCTAATGAGACCCCATTTAATGCTTGGTAAATGTTCTTTATCTTAAATGGAGATAGGTGAAGAGACAAATATCCTTACAGTAGgtgttgaaagttttgaatGATATTTTAACAGATTATCCTGCCCTTTGATTACTAATTGTCCACTGAGTTGATTATATGAAAGAACCCCATTTTTACAAATTGTTAAAAGCAAATTACACGAAGACAGCATTAAATGAGGCAGTGTTAAAAGTTGTCTTTCTGTAGTTCCTAATAAAAAAACTTTGTTGGTTTTAGTTATGGAACTTGTTAATACCTGAAGATGTAAAACAAACAAAAGCTTATAAAATTCTGACACTAAATTTACATGTATACTTTACAATGTTTCCTAAACGTATATTGCTTTCATATTGGTATAAAGAAAAAGGTAATAATGATAACATAGTgtataataaatttcaatgagtacATAACTAGTAACAGTACTTCTTTACAATTATTTAGATAAAACACAAACAGATACAGTTAATTCTATGCCATCTATGAGTCAACAAGATTCAGAGTATGAAGAGGTAACTTTAATTGTACCTAAtagaatgaaatttaatttacattACAGTTATTCTGATTTTACTTATTAAATCTTTTCTGTTAAAAGAACTTAAAATATCCTGACACATTATTGTAATATGTTTATACAAattcgttttctttttctttttatttgaatTCTAAAATCATTAATGTAAATAATCGAACGAATGGTACATTTATAGTAATCGATTTAACATTAATAACAGAATTTTATGACCGAAATAGAGGAGAATATGAACAATAGTATGGAAGAGTTGCgcgtatttttaaatacaactgGCAAAGAATTAAAGAATGATATGGAATTGAGACCATTTTTTGCATTACCCTTTATCGAGAATCCATATGCGGAACCGTCTCTttcgaaaatatttgaaaaaagttGGATAGACGAACTAACCGAAAACTTGTgtgtgtttattaaaaaatataaacaacaagtaagtgaagtacTATTAGAAATCTTCATTTCACGTGTATCTAAAATACACTTGGGTCATTTCTGACCCACGCTTACAAGTTTCTTAGATGTCAGAAATATTTTATAAGCATTTGTTCAATTTATAGAATCTTAGCGACGTAGGATGCAATATCGTAGAATCGAATAAAATATCTCCAAAGCATGGGTCTGTGTCGGAggaatcgcaaacagattccaTTACAAGGAAAACAATTGGACACAGAAATGTACGAATCGTACCAAACGATAGGAACATTCCAGTGTTTTTAGAAAATGACGAAGACGAAGAACAATATACTTTATCCGACGATACGAAGCATAATCAAAAGTCAATAAGTGTACAAACTGTATTAATGAACTTTTCAAATTTGATTAAAAGCAAAAAAAAGTTACTGCAGTGTTCACAAGAATTATCGGTGACGAAATTTCGCTTATGCAGTGTGCATTCTaattacgaaaaattaaaagtaaGGTTCCATAAGTTACACGCGGATTATCATAAATTAATGAGCATCGCAAGAGTATTGACGACTGCTTTGGAAAATTCGGCGAGAGGCCATACTATGGATTTCCAAGCTATGCTAGAAACTTGTATGAAGATTTTTCCAGATTTGTTTAATCAAAATATAAAAGATAATTCGTATGTAAGTAACAGCTGTCCCATCCGTAGAACGTCCTCTCTGAAGTGTTATAaactattttcaaaattttttttattatcgttGTGTGTGTATAGTGTTCTTCAGAGTTGCTATTAGATAAATCTAATTCAGAGATGAAGATTGTCGAACATTCCGTACCGTACGTTGTACTCGCGTCCCCTAAATTATTGAATTTCAAAAAGATCAAGTTACACCTGATAAATGGAAGTATCAAAACGAAATTGTTTCTCCTACAAGCGTTGCGAAGGGTAAGCAAATTAATTTTTGGTTGTACGCGATAGATTTATAAAATTTTGGTATAAAAGTTGCATCAtcttttttagaaaataactgTTAGCCTATCTGGAAAAAGAGAGGAAACAGTGCACGAATATATAAGCAAAGACTTGCTAGGCCTTCACGGACAAATTGCCGGTTATGAAGGCAAATGTATCTTACCGTATTTACTACCACTAGACAACATTGTTAAGCCACAATCTTTGCACCAATCAATCGCGAGATTATTAAATGCCTTAGCGTCGTATAGATGCGGACGAGATTATTTGTCGTTGGATTCTACAGTCGTTGATGTGGTACGTATTTGTCGAGGAAATTTATATTAACGTTGTGTCGTTGGTAATTAAGATCACAGAACAAATAGAAAACATATTATAGGTATGCAATTGCCTCAAGAATGCTTCCGATAACGACCTAGATACGTTTACTTGCAATATGATGATCGCGACGCTGCAGAAATTATCAGTGCGTAAACAGCAACGAATATATATGATAGAAAATGGATTGGTAGAGTGGTTGATTCATCATTTGCACGACCAGTGCAGCGTTATAGACGCTTATCGATTAGAATACGCTTCAGCCCTTTTAATGAATTTATCCTTGCATCAAATAGCTCAAAGAAGAGCATCCAATATGGCGTCTTTACTTATTTCAACGCTAACCGAGTTGCTTGTAATGAACTATTCGTCGGTACGTGCGTTTCAAtaaattaatcattttttttaacaaaaatttaagAACAGACGATTTTAATGCTCTATATGTGTATATTAGGCATTGCCATACGTTAATGGAGCATTAAGTATCTTCTTGACTAATCACACGATTAATGAAGAGGCAAAGAAAATGAATATCTCGTCCCTGTTAGATCAGTATAGTAAACATAAGAATGAAGAAGCGAGGTACATTTTTTTTACACTTTATGCGAGGTGTTTTCTTTAATCTAAGTGACAAAAGTCACGTTTGCATAGGAGAAAATAATGTTAAAGGAAACACCCTGCATAtaaatctcgaattttttaaaacctTTTCAAACGACACGATAAAACAAATAATAGGAACTACTTGgatcaaattttaaaaatacataGAGGCGAGATTACCATCGAAACAGAAATTAAAGAAATGGCAGACAATGATAATGTAAGTAATAGTGTATCGAGGAATCGATTCATTATCGTTCAACAATAACAAATTTTTTAGGAAGAGTTTGATGTATTAGAAAGCGAGTTAGAAGAAAACGATCCAGTAAAGAATAAATACGACGAATTATGTGGGGAATCGTTACTCGCATCGTGCTATACCGTTTTACCAAATACTTTTCACGAAGAGGAATTGATTTCAGACGCGTCGTCATTCAAAAAATTTGAGACAGATACAATAGACTCTATCGTACACGACAATGAACAAATAAAATCGTCTGGGAAACATTTATCAAGGTATCATTATTGTATCTGTATTCGGGAATATTCTATTTATGGATTGTATTcgttttatatattaataaaaaattggtATCCTTTGAAAAGATTAGTAAACAAAAAGTATGGGATAAAGAAAAGAAACAGTCCTCTGGTAGTGCAGGATTCAATTAAAGGATCATATTTAAATTCGAAATTACCCTTACATAAATTAGTTTTTCCCCCGTCTAAGGTACTTGAGAGAATACAGCGTTGTCATAAAATACAAAACATTAATTAAATTGtactatatattgtatattttgTAATGGTTTTAaggatcgacaaattagtagtcAAAATACAAACGAAAAATGGAATTTCCCGTCCAAAATAATGAGCACCTTAGAAAGCTCTGAATCTCTGATCGAAAATTATACGGAAATTGATTCGAATACTCGTTTGAACATTTCGAAAAATCACTATAGAGATATAATATTGAATGCTCAAAGAAAATTACCAAAACAGTTAATAGCACATAATGCAAACATGCCGATTAGTAGAGCAGTAAAAAATAGGGGCTTGAAAAATACACGTTCAAAAGTATTGAAAGATAATAAGAATTCTGTAAATGAAGATTACAATGAAAGTGCTGTATATTTGTATGAAAATCAATCCTCCAAGTTCGTTATTTTATTAGACATATTCTTTTTCACATTAACAACAATTTCAGTTTTATAATCAA comes from the Colletes latitarsis isolate SP2378_abdomen chromosome 7, iyColLati1, whole genome shotgun sequence genome and includes:
- the LOC143343403 gene encoding putative RNA/DNA demethylase ALKBH6 — protein: MEKHKCVFAENIIQEVPASAIYVPNFITKEEEVEIIKHINNAPLPKWTQLSHRRLQNWGGIPHPKGMIAEKIPIWLQKYVDKVSSCGIFENDKLPNHVLINEYLPGQGIMAHSDGPLFHPIVTTINCGSHTLLDFYKRLDTTQVQQPNLEFSFLLERRSLLILQEDLYHCYLHSIAVRDADIVSRHTIKNLNICGEQFTKGQLLKRDVRLSLTIRHVPKTSKLKLKIG
- the LOC143343402 gene encoding lisH domain-containing protein ARMC9 isoform X3, giving the protein MDKNHTVDLMDNKDLRFLHQFLIEHNFESTAGALIAEATAKGFNHLQNNLKTNNETYTEPHEQIMLTYKSGDWRTFFKLWNLLIPEDVKQTKAYKILTLNLHVYFTMFPKRILLSYWYKEKDKTQTDTVNSMPSMSQQDSEYEENFMTEIEENMNNSMEELRVFLNTTGKELKNDMELRPFFALPFIENPYAEPSLSKIFEKSWIDELTENLCVFIKKYKQQNLSDVGCNIVESNKISPKHGSVSEESQTDSITRKTIGHRNVRIVPNDRNIPVFLENDEDEEQYTLSDDTKHNQKSISVQTVLMNFSNLIKSKKKLLQCSQELSVTKFRLCSVHSNYEKLKVRFHKLHADYHKLMSIARVLTTALENSARGHTMDFQAMLETCMKIFPDLFNQNIKDNSYCSSELLLDKSNSEMKIVEHSVPYVVLASPKLLNFKKIKLHLINGSIKTKLFLLQALRRKITVSLSGKREETVHEYISKDLLGLHGQIAGYEGKCILPYLLPLDNIVKPQSLHQSIARLLNALASYRCGRDYLSLDSTVVDVVCNCLKNASDNDLDTFTCNMMIATLQKLSVRKQQRIYMIENGLVEWLIHHLHDQCSVIDAYRLEYASALLMNLSLHQIAQRRASNMASLLISTLTELLVMNYSSALPYVNGALSIFLTNHTINEEAKKMNISSLLDQYSKHKNEEARNYLDQILKIHRGEITIETEIKEMADNDNEEFDVLESELEENDPVKNKYDELCGESLLASCYTVLPNTFHEEELISDASSFKKFETDTIDSIVHDNEQIKSSGKHLSRKSSNTTVASSMILEAGSEAELASLMLIIRTNSWFFPVTQKLSSIASL
- the LOC143343402 gene encoding lisH domain-containing protein ARMC9 isoform X4, translating into MDKNHTVDLMDNKDLRFLHQFLIEHNFESTAGALIAEATAKGFNHLQNNLKTNNETYTEPHEQIMLTYKSGDWRTFFKLWNLLIPEDVKQTKAYKILTLNLHVYFTMFPKRILLSYWYKEKDKTQTDTVNSMPSMSQQDSEYEENFMTEIEENMNNSMEELRVFLNTTGKELKNDMELRPFFALPFIENPYAEPSLSKIFEKSWIDELTENLCVFIKKYKQQNLSDVGCNIVESNKISPKHGSVSEESQTDSITRKTIGHRNVRIVPNDRNIPVFLENDEDEEQYTLSDDTKHNQKSISVQTVLMNFSNLIKSKKKLLQCSQELSVTKFRLCSVHSNYEKLKVRFHKLHADYHKLMSIARVLTTALENSARGHTMDFQAMLETCMKIFPDLFNQNIKDNSYCSSELLLDKSNSEMKIVEHSVPYVVLASPKLLNFKKIKLHLINGSIKTKLFLLQALRRKITVSLSGKREETVHEYISKDLLGLHGQIAGYEGKCILPYLLPLDNIVKPQSLHQSIARLLNALASYRCGRDYLSLDSTVVDVVCNCLKNASDNDLDTFTCNMMIATLQKLSVRKQQRIYMIENGLVEWLIHHLHDQCSVIDAYRLEYASALLMNLSLHQIAQRRASNMASLLISTLTELLVMNYSSALPYVNGALSIFLTNHTINEEAKKMNISSLLDQYSKHKNEEARNYLDQILKIHRGEITIETEIKEMADNDNEEFDVLESELEENDPVKNKYDELCGESLLASCYTVLPNTFHEEELISDASSFKKFETDTIDSIVHDNEQIKSSGKHLSRKSSNTTVASSMILEAGSEAELAITQKLSSIASL
- the LOC143343402 gene encoding lisH domain-containing protein ARMC9 isoform X1, coding for MDKNHTVDLMDNKDLRFLHQFLIEHNFESTAGALIAEATAKGFNHLQNNLKTNNETYTEPHEQIMLTYKSGDWRTFFKLWNLLIPEDVKQTKAYKILTLNLHVYFTMFPKRILLSYWYKEKDKTQTDTVNSMPSMSQQDSEYEENFMTEIEENMNNSMEELRVFLNTTGKELKNDMELRPFFALPFIENPYAEPSLSKIFEKSWIDELTENLCVFIKKYKQQNLSDVGCNIVESNKISPKHGSVSEESQTDSITRKTIGHRNVRIVPNDRNIPVFLENDEDEEQYTLSDDTKHNQKSISVQTVLMNFSNLIKSKKKLLQCSQELSVTKFRLCSVHSNYEKLKVRFHKLHADYHKLMSIARVLTTALENSARGHTMDFQAMLETCMKIFPDLFNQNIKDNSYCSSELLLDKSNSEMKIVEHSVPYVVLASPKLLNFKKIKLHLINGSIKTKLFLLQALRRKITVSLSGKREETVHEYISKDLLGLHGQIAGYEGKCILPYLLPLDNIVKPQSLHQSIARLLNALASYRCGRDYLSLDSTVVDVVCNCLKNASDNDLDTFTCNMMIATLQKLSVRKQQRIYMIENGLVEWLIHHLHDQCSVIDAYRLEYASALLMNLSLHQIAQRRASNMASLLISTLTELLVMNYSSALPYVNGALSIFLTNHTINEEAKKMNISSLLDQYSKHKNEEARNYLDQILKIHRGEITIETEIKEMADNDNEEFDVLESELEENDPVKNKYDELCGESLLASCYTVLPNTFHEEELISDASSFKKFETDTIDSIVHDNEQIKSSGKHLSRLVNKKYGIKKRNSPLVVQDSIKGSYLNSKLPLHKLVFPPSKDRQISSQNTNEKWNFPSKIMSTLESSESLIENYTEIDSNTRLNISKNHYRDIILNAQRKLPKQLIAHNANMPISRAVKNRGLKNTRSKVLKDNKNSVNEDYNESAVYLYENQSSKFVILLDIFFFTLTTISVL
- the LOC143343402 gene encoding lisH domain-containing protein ARMC9 isoform X5; its protein translation is MDKNHTVDLMDNKDLRFLHQFLIEHNFESTAGALIAEATAKGFNHLQNNLKTNNETYTEPHEQIMLTYKSGDWRTFFKLWNLLIPEDVKQTKAYKILTLNLHVYFTMFPKRILLSYWYKEKDKTQTDTVNSMPSMSQQDSEYEENFMTEIEENMNNSMEELRVFLNTTGKELKNDMELRPFFALPFIENPYAEPSLSKIFEKSWIDELTENLCVFIKKYKQQNLSDVGCNIVESNKISPKHGSVSEESQTDSITRKTIGHRNVRIVPNDRNIPVFLENDEDEEQYTLSDDTKHNQKSISVQTVLMNFSNLIKSKKKLLQCSQELSVTKFRLCSVHSNYEKLKVRFHKLHADYHKLMSIARVLTTALENSARGHTMDFQAMLETCMKIFPDLFNQNIKDNSYCSSELLLDKSNSEMKIVEHSVPYVVLASPKLLNFKKIKLHLINGSIKTKLFLLQALRRKITVSLSGKREETVHEYISKDLLGLHGQIAGYEGKCILPYLLPLDNIVKPQSLHQSIARLLNALASYRCGRDYLSLDSTVVDVVCNCLKNASDNDLDTFTCNMMIATLQKLSVRKQQRIYMIENGLVEWLIHHLHDQCSVIDAYRLEYASALLMNLSLHQIAQRRASNMASLLISTLTELLVMNYSSALPYVNGALSIFLTNHTINEEAKKMNISSLLDQYSKHKNEEARNYLDQILKIHRGEITIETEIKEMADNDNEEFDVLESELEENDPVKNKYDELCGESLLASCYTVLPNTFHEEELISDASSFKKFETDTIDSIVHDNEQIKSSGKHLSRKSSNTTVASSMILEAGSEAELARTSTVVIKP
- the LOC143343402 gene encoding lisH domain-containing protein ARMC9 isoform X2, which produces MEIGEETNILTLWNLLIPEDVKQTKAYKILTLNLHVYFTMFPKRILLSYWYKEKDKTQTDTVNSMPSMSQQDSEYEENFMTEIEENMNNSMEELRVFLNTTGKELKNDMELRPFFALPFIENPYAEPSLSKIFEKSWIDELTENLCVFIKKYKQQNLSDVGCNIVESNKISPKHGSVSEESQTDSITRKTIGHRNVRIVPNDRNIPVFLENDEDEEQYTLSDDTKHNQKSISVQTVLMNFSNLIKSKKKLLQCSQELSVTKFRLCSVHSNYEKLKVRFHKLHADYHKLMSIARVLTTALENSARGHTMDFQAMLETCMKIFPDLFNQNIKDNSYCSSELLLDKSNSEMKIVEHSVPYVVLASPKLLNFKKIKLHLINGSIKTKLFLLQALRRKITVSLSGKREETVHEYISKDLLGLHGQIAGYEGKCILPYLLPLDNIVKPQSLHQSIARLLNALASYRCGRDYLSLDSTVVDVVCNCLKNASDNDLDTFTCNMMIATLQKLSVRKQQRIYMIENGLVEWLIHHLHDQCSVIDAYRLEYASALLMNLSLHQIAQRRASNMASLLISTLTELLVMNYSSALPYVNGALSIFLTNHTINEEAKKMNISSLLDQYSKHKNEEARNYLDQILKIHRGEITIETEIKEMADNDNEEFDVLESELEENDPVKNKYDELCGESLLASCYTVLPNTFHEEELISDASSFKKFETDTIDSIVHDNEQIKSSGKHLSRLVNKKYGIKKRNSPLVVQDSIKGSYLNSKLPLHKLVFPPSKDRQISSQNTNEKWNFPSKIMSTLESSESLIENYTEIDSNTRLNISKNHYRDIILNAQRKLPKQLIAHNANMPISRAVKNRGLKNTRSKVLKDNKNSVNEDYNESAVYLYENQSSKFVILLDIFFFTLTTISVL
- the LOC143343402 gene encoding lisH domain-containing protein ARMC9 isoform X6, with product MNNSMEELRVFLNTTGKELKNDMELRPFFALPFIENPYAEPSLSKIFEKSWIDELTENLCVFIKKYKQQNLSDVGCNIVESNKISPKHGSVSEESQTDSITRKTIGHRNVRIVPNDRNIPVFLENDEDEEQYTLSDDTKHNQKSISVQTVLMNFSNLIKSKKKLLQCSQELSVTKFRLCSVHSNYEKLKVRFHKLHADYHKLMSIARVLTTALENSARGHTMDFQAMLETCMKIFPDLFNQNIKDNSYCSSELLLDKSNSEMKIVEHSVPYVVLASPKLLNFKKIKLHLINGSIKTKLFLLQALRRKITVSLSGKREETVHEYISKDLLGLHGQIAGYEGKCILPYLLPLDNIVKPQSLHQSIARLLNALASYRCGRDYLSLDSTVVDVVCNCLKNASDNDLDTFTCNMMIATLQKLSVRKQQRIYMIENGLVEWLIHHLHDQCSVIDAYRLEYASALLMNLSLHQIAQRRASNMASLLISTLTELLVMNYSSALPYVNGALSIFLTNHTINEEAKKMNISSLLDQYSKHKNEEARNYLDQILKIHRGEITIETEIKEMADNDNEEFDVLESELEENDPVKNKYDELCGESLLASCYTVLPNTFHEEELISDASSFKKFETDTIDSIVHDNEQIKSSGKHLSRLVNKKYGIKKRNSPLVVQDSIKGSYLNSKLPLHKLVFPPSKDRQISSQNTNEKWNFPSKIMSTLESSESLIENYTEIDSNTRLNISKNHYRDIILNAQRKLPKQLIAHNANMPISRAVKNRGLKNTRSKVLKDNKNSVNEDYNESAVYLYENQSSKFVILLDIFFFTLTTISVL